One genomic window of Quercus robur chromosome 6, dhQueRobu3.1, whole genome shotgun sequence includes the following:
- the LOC126732544 gene encoding uncharacterized protein LOC126732544 isoform X3 has protein sequence MAQRGACGGRLVAIDDVYECDEVAHDVQLEAFFQRIDEWFDALSKQLAALAVENQPQNCHPNPCYVEEEEYFDVEDEDYNIKKEDEYIESVYVINWDSPPIYDDYPEDFSQEDKIELDKNKVIYIQEE, from the exons ATGGCACAAAGAGGAGCATGTGGGGGAAGACTTGTTGCCATAGATGACGTGTATGAATGCGATGAGGTTGCACACGATGTGCAATTAGAGGCGTTCTTTCAACGAATAGATGAGTGGTTTGATGCGCTTTCAAAGCAGCTCGCCGCCTTAGCCGTTGAAAACCAACCTCAAAACTGCCATCCAAATCCATGTtatgtggaggaggaggagtatTTTGATGTTGAGGACGAGGACTACAATATCAAAAAGGAGGATGAATACATTGAAAGCGTCTATGTAATAAATTGGGATTCTCCACCAATTTATGATGACTATCCTGAAGATTTTAGTCAAGAAGACAAGATTGAgcttgataaaaataaagtcatataCATACAAG AAGAATAG
- the LOC126732544 gene encoding uncharacterized protein LOC126732544 isoform X2 — translation MAQRGACGGRLVAIDDVYECDEVAHNAQLEAFFQRTEEWFDALSKQLAALAVENQPQNCHPNPCYVEEEEYFDVEDEDYNIKKEDEYIESVYVINWDSPPIYDDYPEDFSQEDKIELDKNKVIYIQEE, via the exons ATGGCACAAAGAGGAGCATGTGGGGGAAGACTTGTTGCCATAGATGACGTGTATGAATGCGATGAGGTTGCACACAATGCGCAATTAGAGGCGTTCTTTCAACGAACAGAGGAGTGGTTTGATGCGCTTTCAAAGCAGCTCGCCGCCTTAGCCGTTGAAAACCAAC CTCAAAACTGCCATCCAAATCCATGTtatgtggaggaggaggagtatTTTGATGTTGAGGACGAGGACTACAATATCAAAAAGGAGGATGAATACATTGAAAGCGTCTATGTAATAAATTGGGATTCTCCACCAATTTATGATGACTATCCTGAAGATTTTAGTCAAGAAGACAAGATTGAgcttgataaaaataaagtcatataCATACAAG AAGAATAG